A single window of Anopheles moucheti chromosome 2, idAnoMoucSN_F20_07, whole genome shotgun sequence DNA harbors:
- the LOC128305069 gene encoding uncharacterized protein LOC128305069, with product MESKETYIKTRLVTQVLNSHECFRGMEVVGCALQTPKQFDGFMSTIHQLTLILRNQANGQESTVPLLVKVMKGEERFRTQNLGHVLFPNEINIYANVLPVFDALLAEAGTSLKATEWCPRAYLSTVGLFPEYSETFETFLVMENVGPKGFRTGPRLDLDEAHLTLMAEIIARYHACSYALRIQNPAALDTLVQKIIPLNFIQDGKIFFESYDMIFRLAAERLFLYVDACPEELDSEQFKKHIHILRTKYGPNQSLLMQQMLERDPIYSVILHGDYNRNNVLFRYADETPVEILMIDFQENRYGSPALDLSFFMYMNMTPELRERFWDELLRRYHRQLLQTLCEVLRCPATDPRLEPYSEVNFLKHFSRFALYGAMVALNFIPTMMSSEQECAEISGYFEQDIHSEGFRRCTLTIGGDVVNRRITAVMRHASKMGYMDVM from the exons ATGGAGTCGAAAGAGACCTACATTAAAACGCGCCTCGTTACGCAAGTGTTGAACAGCCATGAATGTTTCCGCGGGATGGAAGTCGTTGGATGTGCACTGCAAACGCCCAAACAGTTCGATGGATTTATGTCGACCATCCACCAATTGACGCTGATTTTGCGCAACCAAGCGAATGG GCAGGAATCAACCGTGCCACTGCTGGTAAAGGTGATGAAGGGAGAGGAGCGATTCCGCACGCAAAACCTCGGACATGTGCTGTTCCCGAACGAGATCAACATCTATGCCAATGTGTTGCCTGTCTTCGATGCATTGCTCGCCGAAGCTGGAACATCCCTCAAGGCGACCGAATGGTGTCCCCGGGCCTATCTCAGCACGGTGGGACTATTTCCAGAGTACAGTGAAACATTCGAAACGTTTCTTGTGATGGAAAATGTCGGACCGAAGGGTTTCCGAACCGGACCGCGGCTAGACCTGGACGAGGCACATCTTACCTTGATGGCGGAGATCATTGCCCGGTACCATGCGTGCTCGTACGCGTTACGCATACAAAATCCCGCCGCGCTGGACACACTTGTCCAGAAGATCATTCCACTGAACTTCATACAGgatggtaaaatatttttcgaaAGCTACGACATGATCTTCCGTCTAGCGGCAGAGCGTTTGTTTCTGTACGTCGATGCATGTCCGGAGGAACTGGACAGTGAGCAGTTCAAGAAGCACATCCACATCTTGCGTACCAAGTACGGACCAAATCAGTCGCTGCTTATGCAACAGATGCTCGAGCGTGATCCGATCTATTCGGTAATTCTGCACGGTGACTACAATCGTAACAATGTGCTGTTCCGCTACGCGGATGAAACTCCCGTCGAGATACTGATGATCGATTTCCAGGAAAACCGGTACGGATCACCAGCGCTGGATTTGTCGTTCTTCATGTACATGAACATGACGCCCGAACTGAGGGAACGGTTTTGGGACGAGCTGTTGCGCCGCTATCACCGGCAGCTGCTGCAAACGCTCTGCGAAGTATTGCGCTGTCCCGCGACCGATCCACGCCTCGAACCGTACAGTGAGGTGAACTTTCTCAAGCACTTTTCGCGCTTCGCACTGTACGGTGCAATGGTAGCGCTTAACTTTATACCGACAATGATGAGCAGCGAGCAGGAATGTGCTGAAATTAGTGGCTACTTCGAGCAGGATATTCACAGCGAAGGATTTCGTCGATGCACCTTAACGATCGGCGGGGATGTGGTTAACCGCCGAATAACGGCAGTGATGCGACACGCAAGCAAAATGGGATACATGGATGTAATGTAA
- the LOC128299134 gene encoding probable cytochrome P450 313a4: MIVLVFIGVFAIVYYINFRRSRKRLYELAERIPGPFDYPLIGSTLLTIGKDPLELVAHLMELMHHLPSPMRAWLGPYLLVVIDRPDMVQDILSSPDCVQKPFMYDFFRLSKGLFGAPADVWRKHRKLLNTSFSPAVLKSFVPILNAKADWFSRELSENVSSESFDVHTLLARYTLITISSTTLGADLSVEKREVLEEYSSNAIQMFTACFERIYKAWLHPEFLFRMTSAFTEEQKRFKLFKQMSQKIMHMRQSIATPSKPKDDQQDSDPEDRQELPRAKIFIERLEEIARDPANSIDEDGFQQHIDTLMFGGNDTSAQALSNTLLTLGMYPDWQEKVYQEIMDVAPTGPISYEDLSKLTCMEMFLKETLRLLPITGLIARVPTKEVQAKHVTIPTGAIVLVPFLKIHRDKTIWGPDAEVFNPDNFLPERCAQRHPYAYIPFSQGPRNCIGMKYGWISMKILLCHVVRQYRIATDIKLRDIKLSLSLVMKLNTKHLIRLERRCADLIDVR, translated from the exons ATGATAGTGCTTGTGTTTATTGGCGTGTTTGCCATTGTGTACTATATAAATTTTCGAAGATCGCGCAAACGATTGTACGAGCTTGCGGAACGAATACCGGGCCCGTTCGACTACCCGCTGATCGGCAGTACGCTGCTCACGATCGGCAAAGATCCACTGGAGCTGGTCGCCCATCTAATGGAGCTAATGCATCATCTCCCATCGCCGATGCGGGCCTGGCTTGGACCGTATTTGTTGGTCGTTATCGATCGACCGGACATGGTGCAGGACATTCTTAGCTCACCCGACTGCGTCCAGAAACCGTTCATGTACGACTTCTTCCGCCTCAGCAAAGGTCTGTTCGGTGCTCCGGCCGACGTATGGCGGAAGCACCGTAAACTGCTCAACACGTCCTTTTCACCGGCGGTGTTAAAAAGTTTCGTGCCAATTCTTAACGCAAAGGCGGATTGGTTTAGCCGCGAGTTGAGCGAAAATGTATCGAGCGAAAGTTTCGATGTGCATACACTGTTGGCACGGTACACTTTGATTACCATCTCGTCGACGACGCTTGGTGCGGACCTGAGCGTCGAGAAGCGGGAAGTGCTGGAAGAATACAGTAGTAACGCTATACA AATGTTTACCGCCTGCTTCGAACGCATCTACAAAGCCTGGTTGCATCCAGAATTCCTGTTCCGAATGACTTCCGCATTCACGGAAGAACAGAAACGATTCAAGCTGTTTAAACAGATGTCCCAAAAG ATCATGCACATGCGACAATCCATAGCAACGCCGAGCAAACCCAAAGACGACCAGCAAGACTCCGACCCGGAGGACAGGCAGGAGCTGCcgagggcgaaaattttcatcGAACGCCTGGAGGAAATTGCACGCGATCCAGCCAACAGCATCGATGAGGACGGTTTCCAGCAGCACATCGATACGCTGATGTTCGGTGGCAACGATACCTCCGCCCAGGCCCTCTCGAACACGCTGCTAACGCTCGGCATGTATCCCGACTGGCAGGAGAAAGTGTACCAAGAAATTATGGACGTTGCACCGACCGGGCCCATCTCGTACGAGGATCTGTCCAAGCTCACCTGCATGGAGATGTTCCTGAAGGAAACGTTACGTCTGCTGCCGATTACGGGACTGATCGCACGCGTACCCACAAAAGAGGTGCAAGCGAAGCACGTTACCATACCGACCGGTGCCATCGTTCTGGTGCCGTTTTTGAAAATCCATCGCGATAAGACGATCTGGGGCCCGGATGCGGAGGTGTTCAATCCGGACAACTTTCTTCCGGAACGGTGCGCCCAGCGACATCCGTACGCGTACATTCCCTTCAGCCAGGGGCCGCGGAACTGCATCGGCATGAAGTATGGTTGGATCTCGATGAAAATTTTACTGTGCCACGTGGTGCGTCAGTATCGTATCGCGACCGACATTAAGCTGAGAGATATCAAGCTTTCACTGTCGCTGGTAATGAAGCTGAATACGAAACATTTGATCCGACTGGAACGCCGCTGTGCCGATCTGATCGATGTACGATGA